In one window of Kosmotoga pacifica DNA:
- a CDS encoding 4Fe-4S dicluster domain-containing protein: MTLKRYDERDTMFARMVYKEGTKAYKDYYSRHPERKAIDDELRNMPALCSPETPTYHPIDSKIPDANFRFLTDIRELVEGEKKPTKTSVEPEQISGRLKELTLYYGAKHVGIAKMQDYHYYSHRGRLLEYYGDEVKDLLPYGIAFTVEMKREGVEKAPLIPEIIESSRAYVEAAIIGMQLAYFIRELGYSARVHMDGNYLVIAPLVAQDAGIGVIGRHGLLITPTYGTSVRLGVVTTDLPLVPDDRFEIDIAKFCEICGVCASVCPGRAIPTGSRKFINGELRWQIEQEKCYAFWRKVGTDCGVCMKTCPFGKGIELLDLLEPEFTEHPLKLFKKYLNSSQE, encoded by the coding sequence ATGACTTTGAAACGTTACGACGAAAGAGACACGATGTTCGCTAGGATGGTTTATAAAGAAGGAACAAAGGCGTATAAAGATTATTATTCACGTCATCCTGAACGCAAAGCTATTGATGACGAACTCAGGAATATGCCCGCACTTTGTTCTCCAGAGACACCGACTTATCACCCCATAGATTCTAAAATTCCAGATGCCAACTTCAGATTTCTGACAGATATAAGAGAACTTGTTGAAGGTGAAAAGAAGCCAACAAAGACCTCTGTTGAGCCTGAGCAGATCAGCGGAAGATTAAAGGAACTCACGCTTTACTATGGTGCCAAACACGTGGGAATAGCGAAAATGCAGGATTATCATTATTACAGTCATCGAGGCAGATTATTAGAATATTATGGTGATGAAGTAAAGGATTTACTACCATATGGAATCGCCTTTACCGTGGAGATGAAAAGGGAAGGGGTAGAAAAGGCCCCCCTCATTCCCGAGATCATAGAGAGTTCGAGGGCTTATGTAGAAGCTGCAATTATAGGTATGCAGCTGGCATACTTTATCCGTGAGCTCGGCTACAGTGCTCGAGTGCATATGGATGGCAACTACCTTGTCATAGCACCCCTCGTTGCACAGGATGCCGGTATTGGTGTTATAGGCCGGCATGGGCTTCTTATCACACCAACATATGGTACTTCAGTACGGCTCGGAGTGGTTACAACCGATTTGCCTCTCGTACCAGATGATAGGTTTGAAATAGATATCGCGAAATTCTGTGAAATCTGTGGCGTATGCGCCTCTGTTTGCCCAGGCAGGGCAATTCCAACTGGCTCCCGGAAGTTCATTAATGGGGAGCTTCGATGGCAAATAGAGCAGGAAAAGTGCTATGCGTTCTGGCGAAAGGTAGGCACTGACTGTGGTGTGTGCATGAAAACTTGCCCTTTTGGAAAGGGGATAGAACTTCTGGATCTTCTCGAGCCAGAGTTCACTGAACATCCCTTGAAGCTATTCAAAAAGTATCTGAACAGTAGCCAGGAATAG
- a CDS encoding HD domain-containing phosphohydrolase gives MQRRLKRTESGTSVTKKSVNMYIKIIFYSTIISIFLIAVLILTVELLELNVKNQKEFLENLLKKNTVLEKVDALHSLYDTYGERAYTMPAYVETVSDLAEELGSLEKHFTEFSVPFSSEEMISLVKANNEYLQIALAFGKIEDNVMEWISKKEQFISKVNSTSLRIALIVFAAIGFVILVVGKYFKKFTDYVYVGIEDLNSFINRGKVELHPCPPIREAEEVHKTVKRMIQEFEFDQKVLSLEVAGTLEDIMPKIFETLNEYMDIDRAAFAFLDNFGNVIAETAVSKVGETYLKEGFASNIKNTSLEKLLKSRESRIINDLEYHYNNIHKSEATKLLLKEGMRSSITIPIFANGNCIGFFFVNSVKKGAFSEKEVLRINRFVNLIKGIAFSSYINQELIAKATRAFADLVEKKDNETGKHLTRVSLYSYLIASKLAQKDKSITPKFVREMLWFSPVHDIGKVGIPDHILLKPAKLTHDEFEIMKTHVTIGEKIIDSMNKSLKEKVGLDFLKTAKEVIMGHHEKWDGSGYPRGLKGKEIPLAGRITAVVDVFDALTSKRSYKPAFSFEKSLEIMREGRGTHFDPFVFDTFIESLDEIKVIYEKLKDTDKDLKTFKTE, from the coding sequence ATGCAACGGCGTTTGAAACGCACTGAAAGTGGGACAAGTGTAACTAAGAAAAGTGTTAATATGTATATTAAGATTATATTTTATTCTACAATTATTTCTATTTTTTTAATTGCAGTATTGATACTCACGGTCGAACTTCTGGAACTCAACGTGAAAAACCAAAAAGAATTTCTTGAAAATCTGCTGAAAAAAAACACGGTGTTAGAAAAAGTAGACGCACTGCATTCACTTTACGATACCTACGGGGAAAGGGCATACACTATGCCGGCATATGTCGAAACAGTATCTGATCTCGCTGAGGAGCTTGGATCTTTGGAGAAGCACTTCACTGAATTTTCAGTACCATTTTCGTCCGAGGAGATGATTTCCCTGGTTAAAGCTAACAACGAGTATTTGCAAATTGCATTAGCATTTGGAAAAATTGAAGATAACGTCATGGAATGGATTTCCAAAAAAGAACAATTTATTAGCAAAGTGAATTCGACTTCACTACGAATAGCACTTATTGTATTTGCTGCAATAGGTTTTGTTATTCTGGTTGTTGGAAAATATTTTAAGAAATTTACTGACTATGTCTATGTTGGTATTGAAGATCTAAATTCCTTTATCAACAGGGGTAAAGTTGAACTTCATCCTTGCCCTCCTATTAGGGAAGCGGAAGAAGTCCATAAAACAGTGAAAAGAATGATTCAAGAATTTGAGTTCGACCAAAAAGTTCTAAGCTTAGAAGTTGCGGGAACGCTTGAAGATATCATGCCAAAAATATTTGAAACTCTCAATGAATACATGGATATAGACCGTGCCGCTTTTGCTTTTCTGGACAACTTCGGAAATGTCATTGCAGAAACTGCGGTATCAAAAGTCGGTGAAACATACCTTAAGGAAGGTTTTGCTTCCAACATTAAGAACACATCCCTTGAAAAGCTCCTCAAAAGCAGGGAGTCTAGGATAATAAATGACCTCGAATATCACTACAATAATATTCATAAATCAGAGGCAACCAAATTGCTTTTAAAAGAAGGTATGAGATCAAGTATTACCATCCCCATTTTTGCGAATGGTAACTGCATCGGTTTTTTCTTCGTGAACAGTGTGAAAAAAGGTGCCTTCTCTGAGAAGGAAGTATTGCGAATAAATCGATTTGTGAATCTCATTAAAGGAATCGCGTTCTCTTCTTATATAAATCAGGAGCTTATTGCAAAAGCCACAAGAGCCTTTGCGGATCTTGTGGAAAAGAAAGACAACGAAACTGGAAAACATCTAACGAGGGTTTCGCTTTATTCTTATCTTATCGCGTCAAAACTTGCTCAAAAGGACAAAAGCATCACACCAAAATTTGTTCGCGAGATGCTATGGTTTAGCCCGGTTCATGATATTGGAAAAGTGGGAATTCCCGATCATATACTCTTAAAACCCGCTAAACTTACCCATGACGAATTCGAGATCATGAAAACCCATGTGACCATTGGTGAAAAGATTATAGATAGCATGAACAAGAGTTTGAAAGAGAAAGTAGGGCTAGACTTTCTGAAAACAGCCAAAGAAGTAATCATGGGGCATCACGAAAAATGGGATGGCAGTGGTTATCCCCGTGGATTGAAAGGCAAAGAGATACCGCTCGCAGGAAGGATCACAGCTGTCGTTGATGTTTTCGATGCATTGACTTCAAAGCGCTCCTATAAGCCCGCTTTCTCTTTTGAAAAGTCTTTAGAAATTATGCGCGAAGGCCGTGGTACACACTTCGATCCTTTCGTGTTCGACACTTTCATTGAATCTCTCGATGAAATCAAGGTTATCTACGAAAAATTAAAAGACACCGATAAAGATCTGAAGACTTTTAAGACGGAATAA
- a CDS encoding ATP-binding protein produces the protein MWMTWERVFVEYVVSGLSFAWVIGWYLVFGYGFLANFLFDMIVVVTLGSLFFLLIILPKERRSFSLQIMGTTFLGAAILEFAHSLVYLGYITFDAELTVKLWIFSKIVLVSGLMLAFVVSTKALLPNTQKLIRKLSSLPLILSIGLLLLHKYIPGTLFYKDGVITPLKSVLELFFTSCFIFLALKFRKEPAFFLGAILNAAAHVMFFSYEGVFGIASVFGYAFMLSGLSILALWAFKKYLVLPFREADALAKRFGRMNDVSKAVNEKIEFLNAVINLKSELADANNEKELLDRIMDFISQKANVSFALFQEGKLIAKYPKCLPDSVEKYADFEKFKLLNMNAFLKSPDQTIQKLLEDLFLRTNILAQNIKNRNELGNLNQKIREQEEFRLNFQRSISHELKTPLNVISGNLQLIEMGIFGKNPNLSEPLQSMKNASKYMLELINNLMDLSRLETGRVTVESIPLKISDFEPIVAQYETLATQKGLEFKFQFSGRREFSGDYKLLSALLSNLLSNAIKYTAIRGKVKGYLEICEKKIVIEVSDTGKGIPKSKQEEIFEPFVSAEKRNMGTGLGLAIVKKFVDLLHGNISLWSVEGKGSTFKIELPRPELKYEPAAKGAIEESIDVLYIEYDPDTRKLIKKLLKEFTVEEACTGKEGFEKALALKPKIVITDLGLPDIDGRNLIIDLKTREELKNTNFLLYTGGNVGHTLSGIPVIEKGSDLQNFLLSIKILMGVNRLILTSNMVDSREVIKVKKMMNEIIKNGSIQVRNLDEIRDTELQLYDFIVAVLPDDISIISKVVTKMKSLPGNRVVLVFLKSHETTGE, from the coding sequence ATGTGGATGACTTGGGAGCGTGTTTTTGTGGAGTATGTTGTTTCTGGTTTGAGCTTTGCCTGGGTGATTGGGTGGTACCTCGTCTTCGGATATGGTTTTTTGGCGAATTTTCTATTTGATATGATTGTGGTTGTGACGCTTGGCAGCTTGTTTTTTCTTTTGATAATCTTACCAAAGGAACGTAGATCTTTCTCGCTTCAAATTATGGGGACAACATTTCTAGGTGCCGCAATTCTTGAATTCGCCCACTCTCTCGTTTATCTTGGGTACATTACATTTGATGCTGAATTGACTGTGAAGCTATGGATCTTTTCAAAGATAGTACTGGTTTCCGGTCTAATGCTGGCCTTTGTCGTTTCAACAAAGGCTCTGCTACCCAACACTCAGAAACTAATCAGAAAACTGTCATCGCTACCGCTGATCCTTTCGATTGGCTTGTTGCTTCTTCATAAATACATTCCTGGTACCCTATTTTATAAAGACGGCGTAATAACACCTCTAAAATCGGTATTAGAACTCTTCTTCACCAGCTGCTTTATTTTTTTAGCCTTGAAATTCAGAAAAGAACCGGCCTTCTTTCTGGGAGCCATTCTGAATGCCGCTGCGCATGTTATGTTCTTTTCCTATGAAGGTGTTTTCGGTATCGCCTCTGTCTTTGGTTACGCCTTCATGCTTTCAGGTTTAAGTATCCTGGCATTATGGGCATTTAAAAAATACCTGGTCCTCCCCTTCAGAGAAGCGGATGCGTTAGCGAAACGCTTCGGCAGGATGAACGATGTTTCAAAGGCCGTCAATGAGAAAATAGAATTTTTAAATGCCGTTATAAACCTAAAATCTGAACTTGCAGATGCGAATAATGAGAAGGAGCTTTTAGATAGAATCATGGATTTTATTTCGCAAAAAGCTAATGTCAGTTTCGCTCTTTTTCAAGAAGGTAAATTAATTGCAAAATATCCCAAATGTTTACCAGATTCAGTTGAAAAATACGCTGATTTTGAAAAATTCAAACTGTTAAATATGAATGCATTTCTTAAGTCTCCTGACCAGACAATCCAAAAGTTGCTTGAAGACCTTTTTCTTCGCACTAATATTCTGGCGCAAAATATTAAAAACCGAAATGAACTTGGGAACTTGAATCAGAAAATCAGGGAGCAAGAAGAATTCAGGCTGAACTTTCAGAGGTCGATTTCTCACGAATTAAAAACGCCTCTCAATGTAATAAGTGGTAACCTTCAGCTTATCGAAATGGGAATTTTTGGAAAAAACCCAAACCTTTCAGAACCTTTGCAGTCTATGAAGAACGCTTCAAAATATATGCTCGAACTGATTAACAACTTGATGGACCTTTCTCGACTCGAGACAGGTAGAGTAACTGTTGAGTCTATACCGCTGAAAATCAGTGATTTTGAGCCTATCGTTGCTCAATATGAAACGCTGGCTACCCAAAAAGGACTCGAGTTCAAATTCCAATTCTCTGGAAGGCGAGAATTCTCTGGGGACTATAAGCTACTGTCAGCACTGCTTTCCAACCTCCTGAGTAACGCAATCAAGTACACTGCTATCAGGGGAAAGGTGAAAGGATATCTGGAAATCTGCGAAAAAAAGATAGTCATTGAAGTATCCGATACCGGGAAGGGAATTCCGAAAAGCAAGCAAGAAGAAATATTCGAGCCTTTTGTTTCTGCTGAAAAGCGGAACATGGGAACAGGCCTTGGGCTGGCGATTGTAAAGAAGTTCGTGGACCTCCTTCATGGAAATATTTCCCTATGGAGCGTTGAAGGTAAGGGAAGTACCTTCAAAATTGAGCTGCCACGCCCGGAACTTAAATATGAACCGGCTGCCAAAGGAGCCATAGAAGAATCTATCGACGTACTCTATATCGAGTACGATCCTGACACCAGAAAACTTATAAAGAAACTCCTGAAAGAATTCACTGTTGAAGAGGCTTGCACGGGAAAAGAAGGCTTTGAAAAAGCGCTGGCGTTGAAACCTAAAATTGTAATAACTGATTTGGGATTGCCAGACATCGACGGCAGAAACCTGATTATAGACCTAAAAACCAGAGAAGAGCTAAAGAATACCAATTTTCTTCTCTATACCGGTGGCAATGTCGGGCACACCCTTTCAGGAATCCCCGTGATAGAAAAGGGATCGGACTTACAAAATTTCTTGCTCTCAATAAAAATTTTGATGGGTGTAAACCGACTTATATTAACTTCGAACATGGTCGATAGCAGGGAAGTCATAAAGGTTAAAAAAATGATGAATGAAATTATTAAAAATGGAAGCATTCAAGTAAGAAATCTGGATGAAATCAGAGACACGGAATTGCAGCTTTACGACTTTATAGTAGCTGTGCTACCCGATGATATAAGCATAATTTCCAAAGTAGTCACAAAGATGAAATCGTTGCCTGGAAATCGAGTAGTACTTGTTTTCCTTAAGTCGCATGAAACAACAGGAGAATGA
- a CDS encoding HD domain-containing phosphohydrolase gives MPRVLLVENDFSTRRMITLFLSHKGYEVIEAENGEEALDIVEKKGFPDVVITDVEMPVMGGIALIKKLREREVPSIIFTMTAFSDPETMKEAAFAGADEFISKPIDFKLVAIRLDMALKAREFHIEKAQAEHFLKLENTYSSEAITELKDRNRNLASDLLKKIYRLSEHRDDETHEHTLRVGLISEKIGKLFGLGKEETYLLKLAAPLHDLGKIGIPDAILLKPGKLTNIEFNVMKTHSIIGYEILKDSTTDVLKMAASIALTHHERWDGSGYPNAFRGNEIPIGGLIVAIADSFDAIVSKRPYKKAMSLESGFEEIRINAGKLYSPSVVNAFLEAKEGILEFYSDV, from the coding sequence ATGCCCAGGGTTCTTCTGGTTGAAAACGATTTTTCCACGCGCAGGATGATTACCCTGTTCCTCAGCCACAAAGGATATGAGGTGATCGAGGCTGAAAACGGCGAAGAAGCTTTGGATATCGTAGAAAAGAAAGGATTCCCTGACGTAGTTATCACAGACGTTGAAATGCCTGTTATGGGTGGCATTGCTTTAATAAAAAAACTGCGCGAGAGAGAGGTTCCGTCAATTATCTTTACAATGACCGCCTTTTCAGACCCGGAAACTATGAAGGAAGCTGCGTTCGCAGGTGCGGACGAATTTATTTCAAAGCCAATAGATTTCAAGTTGGTCGCCATACGGTTAGACATGGCATTAAAAGCAAGGGAATTTCACATTGAAAAAGCTCAAGCCGAGCATTTCTTGAAACTGGAAAATACGTATAGCAGCGAAGCTATAACAGAACTCAAAGACAGAAACAGAAACCTCGCATCCGATCTCCTCAAAAAAATCTACCGGCTTTCTGAACATAGAGATGATGAAACGCATGAGCATACACTGAGGGTTGGATTGATTTCTGAAAAAATCGGCAAGCTCTTTGGGCTTGGGAAAGAAGAGACATACTTATTAAAATTGGCCGCCCCGCTGCATGATCTGGGAAAGATCGGGATACCGGACGCCATATTGTTAAAACCTGGTAAGCTGACGAATATAGAGTTCAACGTGATGAAAACTCACAGCATTATTGGTTATGAAATCCTGAAAGATAGTACAACCGACGTGTTAAAGATGGCTGCGAGCATTGCCTTGACACACCATGAACGCTGGGACGGGAGTGGTTATCCAAACGCCTTCAGAGGCAATGAAATACCAATAGGAGGGTTAATAGTGGCCATAGCGGACAGCTTCGATGCTATAGTAAGCAAGCGACCTTACAAGAAGGCAATGTCACTGGAGTCAGGTTTTGAAGAAATAAGGATAAATGCCGGAAAGTTATATTCCCCATCTGTGGTTAATGCCTTTCTTGAAGCAAAAGAAGGAATTTTGGAATTTTACAGTGATGTTTGA
- a CDS encoding diguanylate cyclase, with amino-acid sequence MNVRKVDYLIIFSIAFLCFLTAIIALITFPHASITWSTTIFKFMVFVGLFLGMVLVSKLRIITLTLGLGLFSYARFLGFVGTLISSEPPFPGNWPVLVHIVAAVLTAYAGIIAINSMLIYRKKYQEFFDNTSELILIVDKERDSIIEANKVAIDYFGKDLTNKGTGKCLDERNKSALCSKIRNSKGGFPKTFEEILYKHDGSPFYADILIDEFDIMKRVYYLISIRDISDRKQAELIAENEHERFKGLFEKNNDAVFFFDLDGKYIDANEKAVELLGYTIEELKSKTFRDVVASEELNEAKQILSDLKTKGSLRVYERTFVRKDGTKIPVEINIALIRSSDGNFDHIQSIVRDISERKKAEALIKAERDKFQKYLDVAQAAIVILDSSGKIKYLNIEGFKILRYSIDEMDEVVEKDAFEEFVPESNREKAREIFGKLVSGEVKSVSNILIPLLTKKGETKMILWSGIGLEDADGNIIEILLSGKDVTEIHNRQMKLEKFSGFHSSLNKVIMNILLEGINENSYQKILEECVTAIPDAQAGSVIVKDERGLFKFAAATNCDISGLKGIHLKPEELVHGNLKNTSIIKGPLSSRLNDKLLKTIMTKGKLVEEVKALLVIPIVIDDKIEACFILANFDTERAFSDATTLELAEKFGESASVLIERLKLEEALKIQKMKLEFLSNHDTLTELPNRRFLREHSELIFALARRNARPVSILYADLDGFKEINDKLGHDVGDYVLKEVAKRFRNSLRKSDIVARLGGDEFAFLFPETDSKMAVVAAERILLSLEKPIIFNNIKLNISGSIGISCFPEHGKDLKELLKKADSAMYLAKKKGLKIAVYKE; translated from the coding sequence TTGAATGTAAGAAAAGTGGATTATCTCATAATTTTTTCTATTGCTTTCCTTTGCTTTCTAACTGCCATTATAGCCTTAATTACTTTCCCGCACGCTTCAATAACATGGAGTACCACCATATTCAAATTCATGGTTTTTGTTGGGCTTTTCCTTGGAATGGTTCTTGTATCTAAGCTTAGAATCATTACTCTCACTCTGGGTCTTGGCCTTTTCTCTTACGCGAGATTTCTCGGTTTTGTTGGTACGTTGATCTCAAGTGAGCCTCCCTTTCCTGGAAATTGGCCTGTACTGGTGCATATAGTTGCGGCTGTTCTTACCGCTTATGCTGGAATCATAGCTATAAACTCCATGCTAATTTACAGGAAAAAGTATCAGGAATTTTTTGATAACACCAGTGAATTGATCCTGATTGTAGATAAAGAAAGGGATTCAATTATAGAAGCCAACAAAGTTGCTATTGACTATTTTGGAAAAGATCTGACAAACAAAGGGACCGGAAAATGCCTCGATGAAAGGAACAAGTCTGCACTGTGCAGTAAAATACGCAATTCCAAGGGTGGATTTCCTAAAACATTTGAAGAAATACTCTATAAGCATGACGGTTCCCCATTTTACGCGGACATTTTGATAGATGAATTCGACATCATGAAAAGGGTATATTACCTTATATCGATCAGGGACATCTCAGACAGAAAACAAGCCGAATTGATTGCCGAAAACGAGCATGAAAGGTTCAAAGGGCTCTTTGAAAAGAACAACGATGCGGTTTTCTTTTTCGACCTCGATGGAAAATATATTGATGCGAATGAAAAAGCCGTTGAGCTTCTTGGGTACACCATTGAAGAACTCAAATCAAAAACATTCCGGGACGTTGTCGCTTCAGAAGAGCTTAATGAAGCCAAACAGATACTTTCCGATCTGAAGACAAAAGGATCGCTTCGAGTTTACGAGAGGACATTCGTGAGAAAAGACGGCACGAAAATACCGGTCGAAATCAACATTGCCTTGATACGCTCCAGCGATGGGAATTTCGATCACATACAGAGTATTGTCAGGGATATCTCAGAACGGAAAAAAGCCGAAGCCTTGATCAAAGCTGAAAGAGATAAGTTTCAGAAATACTTAGATGTTGCACAGGCTGCAATTGTTATCCTCGATTCTTCCGGGAAGATAAAATACCTGAACATTGAAGGCTTTAAAATCCTCAGATATTCCATTGACGAAATGGATGAAGTGGTTGAAAAGGATGCGTTTGAAGAATTTGTACCGGAAAGTAATAGAGAAAAAGCACGAGAAATATTCGGCAAACTTGTCTCTGGAGAAGTGAAATCAGTAAGTAACATTTTGATTCCGCTTCTAACGAAAAAAGGAGAGACAAAAATGATCCTCTGGAGTGGTATCGGGTTAGAAGACGCAGACGGGAATATAATAGAAATCTTGCTCTCTGGAAAAGATGTTACTGAGATTCACAATCGGCAGATGAAATTAGAAAAATTTAGCGGATTTCATTCGTCACTGAACAAGGTTATCATGAACATACTACTGGAAGGCATAAACGAAAACAGTTATCAGAAAATCCTTGAAGAATGTGTCACTGCGATTCCTGATGCTCAGGCAGGAAGTGTGATTGTGAAGGATGAAAGAGGTCTATTCAAATTTGCTGCTGCCACAAATTGCGATATTTCCGGTTTGAAAGGTATTCATCTAAAACCTGAAGAGTTGGTTCATGGCAATCTTAAGAACACTTCAATTATTAAGGGGCCTCTCAGCTCCCGACTCAATGATAAATTACTAAAAACAATCATGACAAAAGGGAAGCTCGTTGAAGAAGTAAAGGCTTTACTCGTGATTCCAATCGTAATCGATGACAAAATAGAAGCTTGTTTCATTCTTGCTAACTTTGATACTGAACGAGCTTTTAGCGACGCTACCACTTTGGAACTTGCTGAAAAATTCGGTGAATCCGCTTCTGTACTGATAGAACGCCTTAAACTTGAGGAAGCATTGAAAATCCAGAAAATGAAACTAGAATTTCTATCAAACCACGATACCCTGACGGAATTACCCAATAGGCGTTTTCTGCGGGAACACTCGGAGTTAATATTTGCACTCGCCAGAAGAAACGCCCGTCCCGTGAGTATTCTTTATGCCGATCTCGATGGGTTCAAAGAAATAAATGATAAACTGGGTCATGACGTGGGAGATTATGTTTTAAAAGAAGTCGCTAAAAGGTTTAGAAATTCACTTCGGAAAAGCGATATCGTAGCAAGACTTGGGGGTGATGAGTTCGCTTTCCTGTTTCCAGAAACTGACAGTAAAATGGCTGTTGTAGCTGCAGAAAGGATTCTCCTCAGTCTGGAAAAACCTATCATTTTCAACAATATAAAACTGAATATTTCTGGAAGCATCGGTATATCCTGCTTTCCAGAACACGGTAAAGACCTTAAGGAGCTGTTGAAAAAAGCGGATTCTGCCATGTACCTGGCAAAGAAAAAAGGCTTAAAAATTGCTGTTTACAAGGAGTGA
- the tsaA gene encoding tRNA (N6-threonylcarbamoyladenosine(37)-N6)-methyltransferase TrmO, which translates to MDIIYKPIGKIHSPYARKEETPRQGILAGDIEFRIEIFSEFSEGLNGIERYEYLIVLSHFHKSVFRGLKIFPHGSSEKRGVFATRSPNHPNPIAFNVVKLIKREGNILVVKELDAIDGTPVLDIKPFIPSLDAKF; encoded by the coding sequence GTGGACATAATCTATAAGCCTATTGGTAAGATCCACTCCCCGTATGCAAGAAAGGAAGAAACACCCAGACAAGGAATTCTAGCTGGAGACATTGAATTTAGAATAGAGATATTTTCCGAGTTTTCCGAAGGGCTCAATGGCATAGAACGTTATGAATACTTGATAGTCCTTTCCCACTTTCACAAATCTGTCTTTAGGGGATTGAAGATATTTCCTCATGGCAGCAGTGAAAAGAGGGGCGTCTTTGCGACGAGGTCGCCAAACCATCCAAATCCCATTGCCTTTAATGTTGTCAAGCTGATAAAAAGGGAGGGGAATATACTCGTAGTAAAGGAGCTAGATGCCATAGACGGAACACCAGTACTCGATATAAAGCCCTTCATCCCTTCACTCGACGCTAAGTTTTGA
- a CDS encoding carbohydrate kinase family protein yields the protein MKQKFDVVVVGAVGIDTNVYLKSDAVNFEVEANFTENIDYIGMAGGYSSRGFAKLGKKTAFIGYVGNDYKGRYIMDELRSDRIDITGVFFDPYGTKRSVNLIFKDGTRKTFYDGKGSMYVSPDLKLCRKILSKTRLAHFNIVNWSRYLLPIAKELGLVISVDIQDIVDINDEYRKDYIEAADVLFFSCVNFDSPVPFIEKFLQNNPDRVVVSGMGKKGCVLGTKAGIKFYPAVELDDPVVDTTGAGDSLAVGFLSSYFLDGYSLEDSILRGQIAARYCCSKKASSSELITKEKLDKYFSKFKT from the coding sequence ATGAAACAAAAATTTGACGTCGTGGTTGTTGGTGCAGTGGGAATCGACACCAATGTCTATTTGAAATCCGATGCCGTAAATTTTGAAGTGGAAGCGAATTTCACAGAGAATATAGACTACATTGGAATGGCGGGGGGATATTCCAGCAGGGGCTTTGCAAAACTTGGAAAAAAAACTGCCTTTATTGGCTACGTGGGAAATGATTACAAGGGTAGGTATATAATGGACGAACTTCGATCTGATAGAATCGATATCACGGGTGTATTCTTTGATCCTTATGGGACAAAGAGAAGTGTGAACCTAATCTTCAAAGATGGTACCCGAAAGACATTCTACGATGGCAAGGGTTCAATGTACGTCAGTCCAGATTTAAAACTATGCCGGAAGATACTCTCAAAAACCAGACTTGCACATTTTAACATCGTAAACTGGTCAAGATATTTGCTTCCCATTGCTAAAGAACTTGGCTTGGTAATTTCGGTGGACATTCAAGACATTGTGGATATTAATGATGAATATAGAAAAGATTATATCGAAGCGGCGGATGTCCTTTTCTTCTCTTGTGTGAATTTCGACAGCCCGGTGCCTTTTATAGAGAAATTTCTCCAGAACAACCCCGATAGAGTTGTTGTCTCCGGAATGGGAAAGAAAGGGTGTGTTCTGGGGACGAAGGCGGGAATAAAATTCTACCCCGCAGTCGAATTAGATGATCCGGTTGTAGACACTACTGGAGCAGGAGATAGCCTTGCAGTTGGTTTCCTATCCAGTTATTTCCTCGATGGTTACTCTCTCGAAGATTCCATTTTGAGGGGGCAGATAGCAGCACGGTACTGCTGCTCAAAAAAGGCCTCTTCTTCTGAGTTAATAACAAAAGAAAAACTCGACAAATACTTTAGCAAATTCAAAACTTAG
- a CDS encoding biotin transporter BioY: MISIAERYFELRKRIFEWPRTQPLLNKIALSIAMAALTAVFAQLKFYLPGTPVPITGQTFAVLISGVALGNWWGGIGQLIYVVLGIAGIPWFAGFSGGVNVLFGPTGGYLVGFIVASLFVGKLIDKYTKTRNFFPAVGVMLIANLIIYAFGLVQLWLWFSMTKGQPVSLIQLLQMGMLPFIPGDLFKIVLAGATVKALTPKE; this comes from the coding sequence GTGATCAGTATCGCTGAACGCTATTTCGAACTAAGAAAAAGAATTTTCGAATGGCCCAGAACTCAACCTCTTTTGAACAAAATCGCACTTTCCATCGCCATGGCTGCACTTACGGCTGTTTTTGCTCAGCTCAAGTTTTACCTTCCAGGTACACCCGTTCCCATCACAGGACAGACTTTTGCTGTGTTGATATCGGGTGTTGCTCTCGGGAATTGGTGGGGAGGTATAGGCCAACTCATCTACGTTGTTTTAGGAATCGCCGGTATCCCCTGGTTTGCTGGTTTTAGTGGTGGAGTGAATGTTCTCTTTGGTCCAACTGGTGGTTACTTAGTTGGGTTCATTGTTGCGTCTCTTTTCGTCGGTAAACTCATAGACAAATACACAAAGACTAGAAATTTCTTCCCTGCCGTTGGCGTGATGTTAATTGCCAACCTCATCATCTACGCCTTCGGATTAGTCCAGCTCTGGCTCTGGTTCAGCATGACGAAAGGGCAACCCGTATCACTAATACAGCTTTTACAAATGGGCATGCTTCCTTTTATCCCAGGCGATTTGTTTAAAATTGTTCTCGCTGGCGCAACGGTAAAAGCCTTAACACCAAAAGAATAA